Proteins from a genomic interval of Quercus robur chromosome 9, dhQueRobu3.1, whole genome shotgun sequence:
- the LOC126698823 gene encoding uncharacterized protein At5g48480 — translation MAQQEVTNGGSEKKTGGGNDIMEVIEVKFTALKPQLVVEAPKANEAILFYKAAFGAEELGRTLHPKRKADQELPLILSAQLSLAGSTILVSDLADPSETPAKTEGTGLVFYLETDDVASAINKAVGAGAVVVSEIAEGEGAGCGLSRVGKVKDPYGVVWAIGSPAVKAAVVEA, via the exons ATGGCGCAACAGGAAGTCACCAATGGAGGTTCTGAGAAGAAGACCGGTGGTGGAAATGACATCATGGAGGTGATTGAGGTGAAGTTCACGGCGTTGAAGCCACAGCTGGTGGTGGAGGCTCCGAAAGCAAACGAAGCTATTCTGTTCTACAAGGCTGCTTTCGGCGCTGAAGAGCTTGGCCGTACCTTGCACCCTAAGCGTAAGGCTGACCAAGAGCTCCCTCTCATTCTCTCTGCTCAGCTCAGCCTCGCTGGCTCCACGATTCTCGTCTCTGACCTAGCTGATCCTTCTGAGACTCC GGCCAAGACTGAGGGAACCGGACTCGTTTTCTACTTGGAGACTGATGACGTGGCGAGTGCTATCAACAAGGCGGTGGGCGCTGGAGCTGTTGTTGTGAGCGAGATCGCCGAGGGTGAGGGCGCGGGCTGTGGACTATCGCGCGTTGGCAAGGTGAAGGACCCTTACGGCGTCGTTTGGGCTATCGGCTCTCCCGCTGTGAAGGCCGCTGTCGTGGAAGCTTGA